In Edaphobacter bradus, the following are encoded in one genomic region:
- a CDS encoding N-terminal phage integrase SAM-like domain-containing protein yields MPITRNVRYQGGSLEHVPRAKGPHVWVYRWREQQPDGRRVQKKRVIGTLDRHPTLAAARRAVEGLRIAINAEQEKVGKITILEAWEHFQAHELRDPDVDRSPTTIDLYLINFRAHIIPRWGDTFLTDLKAVDVEKWLRSLAMAPATKSKLRNHLSALYSHTIRHEMYDRMNPIKSVRQGAKRVKIPDFLSIGRDVFHPMQGVFDSHTHRSIGSSRNRPSPVGDSRFEVG; encoded by the coding sequence ATGCCCATCACTCGTAATGTTCGATATCAAGGGGGTTCCCTCGAGCACGTCCCCAGGGCGAAGGGCCCACACGTCTGGGTCTACCGCTGGCGGGAGCAACAGCCCGACGGCCGTAGGGTTCAGAAGAAGCGCGTCATCGGTACGCTCGACCGTCATCCTACTTTGGCTGCGGCCCGGCGTGCTGTAGAAGGCCTGCGCATCGCGATCAACGCCGAGCAGGAGAAGGTCGGCAAGATTACAATCCTCGAAGCCTGGGAGCACTTTCAAGCCCATGAGCTTCGGGATCCCGACGTTGATCGTTCCCCGACCACCATCGATCTTTACCTGATCAACTTCAGGGCCCACATCATTCCGCGGTGGGGCGATACCTTCCTGACGGATCTCAAGGCGGTAGATGTTGAGAAATGGCTTCGCAGCCTGGCCATGGCCCCAGCAACCAAGAGCAAGCTGCGGAATCACCTGAGCGCGCTCTACTCCCATACAATTCGGCACGAAATGTACGACAGGATGAACCCGATCAAATCGGTTCGTCAAGGTGCAAAGCGGGTGAAGATACCCGACTTTCTCTCAATCGGAAGAGATGTGTTCCATCCTATGCAAGGTGTCTTCGACAGCCATACGCACCGCAGTATTGGTAGCAGCCGTAACCGGCCTTCGCCGGTCGGAGATTCGCGGTTTGAAGTGGGCTGA
- a CDS encoding site-specific DNA-methyltransferase yields the protein MPKLDWLTRPEDEKTAANVPYRLLESVPDLSYGDPQTENMVIQGDNLEALKALLPFYAGRVKCIFIDPPYNTRSAFEHYDDNLEHTQWLGMMYPRLELLRELLTEDGSIWVSLDDSEAHYFKVLGDEIFGRKNFILDLSWRKRDGPPNDRKIASTHDHILVWAKARLGESKKSVAEEAFNLMPRTEKADAQYQIFTEPSGPDPRGAFRKIDTTANGKGGRFVESLFYAIRNPHTGEDVWPRKGTCWRHNKEEMQRLQDDNRLYWGVKGTGKTPMRKLFTSEAKQGMSSPSIWDDVGLNQHASSEMERLFGEKAAFETPKPESLLQRVVIIASNPGDLILDSFLGSGTTTSVAHKMGRRYIGIEMGEHAATHCVPRMKKVVDGEQGGISEATGWKGGGGFRFYRLGSQVFDVQGHINPAIRFDHLAAHIWFAETRTPLHHKRKRSPLLGVHGDMAYYLLYNGILGDKRPDGGNVLTRKIVAELPAHDGPKVIYGESSRLSSAALKQLGITFKQTPYDVKAR from the coding sequence ATGCCCAAGCTGGATTGGCTTACACGCCCCGAAGACGAAAAAACGGCTGCGAATGTTCCCTACCGTTTGCTGGAGTCCGTGCCAGACCTTTCTTATGGCGACCCGCAGACTGAAAACATGGTCATTCAGGGCGACAATCTGGAGGCGCTTAAGGCTCTGCTCCCCTTCTACGCTGGCCGGGTGAAGTGCATCTTCATCGACCCGCCCTACAACACCCGCAGCGCGTTCGAGCACTACGACGACAATCTGGAGCACACGCAATGGCTGGGCATGATGTATCCCCGCCTGGAGTTGCTCCGGGAACTGCTCACCGAGGACGGCAGCATCTGGGTCAGCTTGGACGACAGCGAAGCCCACTATTTCAAAGTTCTCGGCGATGAAATCTTTGGACGCAAGAATTTCATTCTTGATCTTTCGTGGCGCAAAAGAGATGGCCCACCAAACGACCGAAAAATAGCTTCTACGCACGACCACATACTTGTATGGGCAAAGGCGCGGTTAGGGGAATCGAAAAAATCCGTAGCCGAGGAAGCATTCAACTTGATGCCACGAACGGAAAAGGCCGATGCTCAATACCAAATCTTTACAGAGCCTTCAGGGCCAGACCCCAGAGGTGCGTTTAGAAAGATCGACACCACAGCAAATGGCAAGGGTGGACGATTTGTAGAGAGTCTGTTTTACGCAATAAGAAACCCGCACACCGGCGAAGATGTTTGGCCAAGAAAGGGCACATGTTGGCGTCATAACAAGGAAGAAATGCAACGGTTGCAAGATGACAACCGGCTCTATTGGGGAGTGAAGGGTACAGGGAAAACGCCGATGCGAAAGCTCTTCACCTCAGAGGCAAAACAGGGTATGTCTTCGCCGTCAATTTGGGATGACGTGGGATTGAATCAACACGCCAGCAGCGAAATGGAGAGACTGTTTGGAGAAAAGGCCGCCTTTGAAACTCCTAAACCGGAATCTCTTCTTCAACGGGTTGTGATCATTGCCTCCAACCCCGGCGACCTCATCCTCGACAGTTTTCTAGGTTCCGGTACAACTACATCCGTAGCTCACAAGATGGGCCGCCGCTACATCGGTATTGAGATGGGCGAACATGCGGCGACGCATTGCGTTCCGCGCATGAAGAAAGTGGTGGACGGTGAACAGGGCGGCATCTCCGAGGCGACGGGTTGGAAGGGTGGCGGCGGTTTTCGCTTCTACCGGCTGGGAAGCCAGGTCTTCGACGTGCAGGGCCACATCAATCCTGCAATCCGCTTCGACCATCTAGCCGCACACATCTGGTTTGCCGAGACGCGCACACCGCTGCACCATAAACGCAAGCGCTCACCCTTGCTTGGGGTGCACGGCGACATGGCCTACTACCTGCTCTACAACGGCATTCTAGGTGACAAGCGGCCCGATGGCGGCAACGTCCTCACGCGCAAAATAGTTGCCGAACTTCCGGCGCATGACGGGCCAAAGGTCATCTATGGCGAGAGTTCGCGCCTGAGCAGCGCCGCGTTGAAGCAGCTCGGCATCACCTTCAAACAGACACCCTACGACGTGAAGGCGCGCTAA
- a CDS encoding tyrosine-type recombinase/integrase: protein MCSILCKVSSTAIRTAVLVAAVTGLRRSEIRGLKWADIDREALWLSLRRGKVGRHSTRLKTEESRKGLPISQDLLDALEGWRAESLYRADEDWVFASVKTNGRTPLWLDMVLRNQIRQAAVASGISKSIGWHTFRRSLATILAAKGEKVKVVQELLRHAKSSTTIELYQQADAEAKRAAQIHTRDLFLVERKAS, encoded by the coding sequence ATGTGTTCCATCCTATGCAAGGTGTCTTCGACAGCCATACGCACCGCAGTATTGGTAGCAGCCGTAACCGGCCTTCGCCGGTCGGAGATTCGCGGTTTGAAGTGGGCTGACATTGACAGAGAAGCTTTATGGCTAAGTCTGAGGCGAGGCAAGGTCGGGCGCCACTCCACTCGCCTTAAGACAGAAGAAAGCCGGAAGGGACTACCTATTTCGCAGGACCTTCTGGATGCTTTGGAAGGCTGGCGTGCCGAGTCGCTTTATCGAGCGGATGAGGACTGGGTCTTCGCATCAGTAAAAACCAATGGCAGGACGCCACTCTGGTTGGATATGGTTCTTCGAAATCAAATCCGCCAAGCTGCGGTTGCATCTGGAATCAGCAAATCGATCGGATGGCATACCTTCCGTAGGTCTCTGGCCACCATCCTGGCGGCAAAGGGTGAAAAGGTGAAGGTCGTTCAGGAACTGCTCAGGCACGCCAAGTCCTCCACCACTATCGAGCTCTACCAACAAGCTGATGCAGAAGCGAAGCGTGCGGCCCAGATTCACACCAGAGATCTCTTCCTGGTCGAACGAAAAGCAAGCTGA
- a CDS encoding ATP-binding protein, translated as MNRVTVDLENCYGIKKLGHRFDFSTARAYSIYAPNGSMKSSFASVFRDISQGKKSKDNIFPARVSKSEVKDELGADLPEESVVAVRPYSDEFGQSTKTATLLVNNALRKEYEELYKDIDAAKERLLTSLKHQSGSKKNLEQELSSTFTKDNNFETALTRIRSEVAAMKDAPFKDVKYDKIFNDKVIDALGKGDVKTVIDEYIRKYNELLAASTYFRKGIFNYHQASTIAKSLADNGFFEAKHTVHLNATETLEITSQKQLEDLIQKEKDSITKDVQLRKKFSELDKLLYKNETVREFNSYLSEDDTILPQLGNIELFREVLWKNYLKAHFELYSQYLDTCEAAKEKRLKIEEAARTETTQWEEVINIFNERFFVPFKLDVENRTQAILGEEILVLKFTFRDGNENAPVQRNELLKVLSTGEAKALYILDIIFEIQVRRKTGTETLLVVDDIADSFDYKNKYAIIEYLREISEDPTFKLIILTHNFDFFRTLESRSVVPYKNCLMALKKADGLSLTPLTGFRNVFVNDWKNAFFTDPKKRIASIAFLRNMVEYTKGENDPDYLTLTSLLHLKSNSATITQEDLDTIYNRMFGGTSRFSNPTQKVIGWIHGEAKKCLGAAEGINFENKVVLSIAIRLAAEEYMTKKINDPPFVAGIGLKQTTALLKKFIDKFPAEIEARKGIEQVLLMTPENIHLNSFMYEPILDMSDDHLRKLYTKVLNLK; from the coding sequence ATGAATAGGGTAACGGTTGATCTGGAGAACTGCTACGGAATCAAAAAGCTCGGACATCGGTTCGACTTTTCAACGGCTCGGGCATATTCGATCTATGCTCCAAATGGTTCCATGAAGTCCTCGTTTGCGTCCGTTTTTAGGGACATCTCACAAGGCAAAAAATCAAAGGACAACATCTTTCCAGCCCGCGTTAGCAAGAGCGAAGTGAAAGATGAATTAGGGGCGGACCTGCCTGAAGAGTCCGTTGTGGCGGTGCGCCCATACAGCGACGAATTCGGGCAATCAACCAAAACTGCAACTTTGTTGGTCAACAACGCTCTTCGAAAAGAATACGAAGAATTGTACAAAGACATTGACGCAGCAAAAGAAAGATTGCTGACCTCCCTAAAGCATCAATCCGGCTCTAAGAAAAATCTCGAACAGGAATTGTCTTCGACGTTTACCAAAGACAACAATTTCGAAACAGCCCTTACTCGTATTCGCAGCGAGGTTGCTGCGATGAAGGACGCTCCGTTCAAAGATGTGAAGTACGACAAAATCTTTAATGACAAGGTTATTGATGCTCTCGGCAAGGGCGATGTCAAGACAGTGATCGACGAGTACATTCGCAAGTACAACGAATTGCTTGCTGCTTCGACGTACTTCAGAAAAGGCATCTTCAATTATCATCAAGCTTCCACGATAGCCAAGAGTTTAGCCGATAATGGCTTCTTTGAAGCCAAACATACAGTTCACCTCAATGCGACGGAAACGCTTGAAATAACCAGTCAAAAACAGCTAGAGGACCTGATACAGAAAGAGAAGGACAGCATCACTAAGGACGTTCAACTGAGGAAGAAATTCAGTGAACTTGACAAGCTCCTTTACAAGAACGAAACCGTCCGAGAATTCAACTCATACTTGTCTGAGGATGACACGATTCTTCCCCAGCTCGGCAACATAGAGCTATTTAGGGAAGTTCTATGGAAGAACTATCTAAAGGCTCACTTCGAGCTATATTCGCAGTATCTAGATACCTGCGAGGCAGCGAAAGAGAAAAGGCTGAAGATAGAGGAGGCCGCCCGCACCGAGACAACACAGTGGGAAGAAGTAATCAATATTTTCAACGAGCGTTTTTTTGTTCCATTCAAACTGGATGTCGAGAACCGCACACAGGCAATACTCGGTGAAGAGATTCTGGTTCTAAAGTTCACGTTTCGTGATGGAAACGAAAATGCTCCGGTTCAACGAAATGAGCTTTTGAAGGTGCTTAGCACTGGCGAAGCAAAAGCCTTATATATTTTGGACATCATCTTCGAAATCCAAGTCCGTCGAAAAACGGGCACAGAGACACTTCTAGTTGTCGATGACATCGCCGACTCGTTTGACTATAAAAACAAGTACGCCATCATCGAATACCTTCGAGAGATCAGCGAGGACCCGACGTTCAAGCTGATTATCCTCACACACAATTTTGACTTCTTTCGGACGTTAGAAAGCAGATCTGTTGTTCCATACAAGAATTGCCTTATGGCTTTGAAGAAAGCTGACGGCCTTTCCCTGACCCCATTGACAGGATTTCGTAATGTATTTGTAAACGACTGGAAGAATGCATTCTTTACTGACCCGAAAAAGAGAATCGCTTCTATAGCATTTCTACGTAATATGGTCGAATACACAAAAGGGGAAAACGATCCCGATTACCTAACGCTAACTTCGCTTCTGCATCTCAAATCAAACTCAGCGACGATAACTCAAGAGGATTTAGACACTATTTACAACAGAATGTTTGGCGGCACTTCACGCTTCTCCAATCCCACCCAAAAGGTAATCGGATGGATTCACGGAGAGGCCAAAAAATGCTTGGGGGCTGCTGAAGGTATCAACTTTGAGAACAAGGTTGTACTTTCTATCGCGATCCGCTTGGCGGCGGAAGAATACATGACGAAAAAGATTAACGACCCGCCCTTTGTGGCAGGGATCGGGCTTAAGCAGACAACCGCATTGCTAAAAAAATTCATTGATAAATTTCCCGCGGAAATAGAGGCTAGGAAAGGTATCGAACAGGTTCTGCTAATGACACCGGAAAATATCCACTTGAACTCATTTATGTACGAACCCATATTGGATATGTCTGACGATCATTTACGAAAGCTATATACCAAAGTTCTGAACCTGAAATAG
- a CDS encoding helix-turn-helix domain-containing protein — protein MQQGELMNHPGQMLTQPKMCREPNQRQRREFEPLLTPHEASDYLRVHAKTVIRLARQGQIPALRIGKHWRFRVSDLTEWTDLKLKSACQPAE, from the coding sequence ATGCAGCAAGGAGAACTAATGAACCATCCAGGCCAGATGTTGACGCAGCCGAAGATGTGCAGGGAACCGAACCAACGGCAACGAAGAGAGTTCGAACCCCTGCTCACACCCCATGAGGCATCGGACTACCTCCGGGTCCACGCCAAAACCGTTATCCGTCTCGCTCGCCAGGGACAGATTCCAGCCCTCCGGATCGGAAAGCACTGGCGGTTTCGCGTATCCGACTTGACCGAGTGGACAGACCTGAAGCTAAAATCGGCGTGCCAGCCTGCCGAGTGA